From a single Thalassospira sp. ER-Se-21-Dark genomic region:
- the moaB gene encoding molybdenum cofactor biosynthesis protein B, giving the protein MAGIDESQPFVSINIAVLTVSDTRDLHNDTSGEVLCERIIAKGHHVYERKILKDDQLALRKQLGAWCSNPDVDVIITTGGTGVTGRDVTVEAHRAIYEKEIPGFGELFRWISYQKIGTSTVQSRATAGVCMGTYMFALPGSTGACKDAWDEILTYQLDIRHRPCNFVELMPRLLEE; this is encoded by the coding sequence GTGGCAGGTATTGACGAAAGCCAACCCTTTGTATCGATCAATATTGCCGTATTGACCGTCAGCGATACGCGCGATCTCCATAACGACACCTCGGGCGAGGTTCTTTGTGAGCGCATCATCGCCAAGGGCCATCACGTTTACGAGCGCAAAATCCTGAAAGACGATCAACTGGCCTTGCGCAAGCAGCTCGGTGCTTGGTGCTCAAACCCGGATGTCGATGTGATCATTACCACGGGCGGCACAGGCGTGACCGGGCGCGACGTGACGGTGGAAGCCCACCGGGCAATCTACGAAAAGGAAATCCCGGGCTTCGGCGAACTATTCCGTTGGATATCATATCAGAAAATTGGCACATCCACCGTGCAATCACGGGCGACCGCGGGGGTGTGTATGGGAACCTATATGTTTGCGTTACCCGGATCGACCGGGGCATGCAAAGATGCCTGGGACGAAATTCTGACCTATCAGCTTGATATCCGTCATCGGCCGTGCAACTTCGTCGAGCTCATGCCGCGTCTTCTTGAAGAATAG
- a CDS encoding methyl-accepting chemotaxis protein: protein MPERILQVATAISGQANDKITEIKAVTRATRTLALNALIEAARAGQVGRGFGVVANEVKEISQRVNVITEELEDMFLTLASDLEKTAQTVRGDRFADLARYSVELMDRNLYERSCDVRWWATDAAVVDVCENLQDPTFALRASERLGVILDSYTVYLDLWVADRNGNVIANGRPDSYRVMGQNVSDQGWFQEALRCRDGGHYAVADVAANSLLNNAATPTYATAVRRGGAVDGDVIGVLGVFFDWESQAPMIVKSLNFNAEERERTRVMLIDAKNRVLAASDDRGVLSETFHLRVDDPARGAYLLEDGSLVAYALTPGYETYQGLGWRGVIVQTPRSENAAA from the coding sequence ATGCCAGAAAGAATTCTGCAGGTTGCGACAGCAATTTCCGGGCAAGCCAATGATAAAATTACCGAAATCAAGGCCGTTACACGGGCAACACGAACCCTTGCACTTAATGCGTTGATCGAGGCCGCACGCGCAGGCCAAGTGGGCCGGGGGTTTGGCGTTGTTGCCAACGAGGTCAAGGAAATCTCTCAACGCGTGAACGTGATTACCGAAGAACTTGAAGACATGTTTCTGACGCTTGCCTCCGATCTGGAGAAAACAGCGCAGACGGTTCGTGGTGATCGTTTTGCCGACCTTGCCCGTTATTCTGTCGAATTGATGGACCGCAACCTGTACGAACGATCTTGCGATGTGCGCTGGTGGGCAACCGACGCAGCCGTGGTCGATGTTTGCGAAAATCTGCAAGATCCGACGTTTGCATTGCGTGCATCGGAACGGCTCGGTGTGATCCTCGATTCCTATACTGTGTATCTTGATCTTTGGGTGGCTGATCGGAACGGCAACGTTATTGCCAACGGACGCCCGGACTCCTATCGCGTCATGGGGCAAAATGTTTCTGATCAGGGCTGGTTTCAGGAAGCATTGCGCTGTCGCGATGGTGGACATTATGCCGTCGCGGATGTGGCAGCCAATTCGCTGTTAAACAATGCCGCAACACCGACTTATGCAACCGCCGTGCGCCGGGGCGGTGCCGTTGATGGCGATGTGATTGGTGTTTTGGGGGTTTTCTTTGACTGGGAAAGCCAGGCACCGATGATCGTCAAATCGTTAAACTTCAACGCGGAAGAACGTGAACGTACCCGGGTGATGTTGATCGACGCAAAAAATCGGGTTCTTGCTGCATCCGATGATCGCGGCGTGCTCAGCGAAACATTTCATCTGCGTGTCGATGATCCTGCCCGTGGGGCCTATCTGCTTGAAGACGGATCCCTTGTGGCCTACGCCTTGACGCCAGGTTACGAAACCTATCAAGGGCTCGGCTGGCGTGGGGTTATCGTGCAAACACCACGATCGGAAAATGCTGCCGCCTGA
- a CDS encoding acetoacetate--CoA ligase yields the protein MSDFLWQPTKERVENANVTRFRDWVNEKHALNLQSFTELYDWSVAEIERFWPALIEYADLKAETWGDRVLIDGNKMPGAQFFPDARLNFAENLLVRDDDTDALIFWGEDKVKSRLSWAELNIAVSKFSQALRAEGVGKGDRVCGYMPNMSETVIAMLATAAIGATWSSASPDFGVQGVVDRFGQIEPTVMITVDGYHYNGKQHDIREKVHDVVERIDSLKKVVIVPYAFDGTNTTDIRNAVTYDDFIAPFRTEKIVFEQVEFNHPLYVMFSSGTTGKPKCIVHGTGGTLLKQVSEHILHCDVAPGDRVFYFTTCGWMMWNWLMAGLAAGATLLLYDGSPFYPSGNILFDYADAEGMTLFGTSAKYIDALAKAELKPRETHDLSTVRAMTSTGSPLAPESFDYVYRDIKENIHLASISGGTDILGCFVLACPVLPVKRGVIQTRALGVAVDVFDDYGNSVRNEKGELVCTKPFPSMPVGFWNDPDGSRYHSAYFDRFDNIWCHGDYVELDDDGGMVIYGRSDATLNPGGVRIGTAEIYRQVEKLPEIQESIVIGQDWDNDVRVILFVVLRDNYELDTALIDKIKKQIRNNCTPRHVPAKVLAVADIPRTKSGKITELAVRDVVHGRPVKNQEALANPTALELFSNLSELKT from the coding sequence ATGAGCGACTTTCTTTGGCAACCGACGAAAGAACGCGTTGAAAATGCAAACGTCACCCGCTTTCGCGACTGGGTGAATGAAAAGCATGCGCTTAACCTTCAGAGTTTCACCGAACTCTATGACTGGTCCGTTGCCGAGATTGAGCGTTTCTGGCCTGCTCTTATCGAATATGCCGATTTGAAAGCGGAAACATGGGGCGACCGTGTCCTGATCGACGGCAACAAAATGCCGGGCGCCCAATTCTTCCCGGATGCGCGCCTGAACTTTGCCGAGAACCTTCTGGTCCGTGATGACGACACCGACGCCCTGATCTTCTGGGGTGAAGATAAGGTGAAAAGCCGCCTATCCTGGGCGGAACTTAATATTGCGGTATCGAAATTCTCGCAGGCCCTTCGCGCAGAGGGCGTTGGCAAGGGTGATCGCGTATGCGGCTATATGCCAAACATGTCTGAAACCGTGATTGCGATGCTGGCAACGGCAGCCATCGGGGCAACGTGGTCCTCCGCCTCCCCTGATTTCGGCGTTCAGGGTGTTGTAGACCGCTTTGGCCAGATCGAACCAACCGTAATGATCACCGTTGACGGTTATCACTATAACGGCAAGCAGCACGACATCCGCGAGAAAGTCCACGATGTGGTTGAACGTATCGATAGCCTTAAGAAGGTTGTGATCGTTCCATATGCCTTCGATGGCACCAACACCACCGATATCCGCAACGCCGTGACCTATGACGACTTCATTGCCCCCTTCCGGACCGAAAAGATCGTCTTCGAACAGGTCGAGTTCAATCACCCGCTTTATGTGATGTTCTCGTCCGGCACGACGGGCAAGCCGAAATGCATTGTTCACGGCACGGGCGGAACACTGCTGAAACAGGTTTCGGAACATATCCTGCATTGTGATGTCGCGCCCGGTGATCGCGTTTTCTATTTCACCACTTGTGGCTGGATGATGTGGAACTGGTTGATGGCGGGGCTTGCGGCCGGTGCAACGCTTCTGCTTTATGATGGCTCGCCCTTCTATCCGAGCGGCAATATCCTGTTTGATTATGCCGATGCAGAAGGCATGACGCTGTTTGGCACATCTGCCAAATATATCGATGCGTTGGCCAAGGCCGAACTCAAACCGCGCGAAACACACGATCTGTCCACTGTTCGTGCGATGACCTCAACCGGCTCGCCGCTTGCGCCGGAAAGCTTCGATTACGTTTATCGCGACATCAAGGAAAACATCCATCTGGCGTCCATCTCAGGCGGTACAGATATCCTTGGCTGTTTTGTGCTGGCTTGCCCCGTCCTGCCGGTCAAACGTGGCGTCATCCAGACCCGTGCCCTTGGTGTTGCTGTCGACGTGTTTGACGACTATGGCAACTCCGTGCGGAACGAAAAAGGTGAACTGGTCTGCACCAAACCATTTCCATCCATGCCGGTCGGCTTCTGGAACGACCCGGATGGTTCGCGGTATCACAGCGCCTATTTTGACCGGTTTGATAACATCTGGTGCCATGGCGACTATGTCGAGCTTGATGATGATGGCGGCATGGTCATTTATGGGCGTTCGGATGCGACCCTTAACCCCGGCGGCGTTCGTATCGGCACGGCAGAGATTTATCGTCAGGTAGAAAAACTACCTGAAATTCAGGAATCGATTGTGATCGGCCAGGACTGGGATAATGACGTTCGGGTGATCCTGTTTGTTGTGCTCCGCGACAATTACGAATTGGATACCGCACTGATCGACAAGATCAAGAAGCAGATCCGCAACAACTGCACCCCACGCCACGTCCCTGCCAAGGTGCTTGCGGTTGCCGATATCCCGCGGACAAAATCGGGGAAAATTACCGAACTTGCTGTTCGTGATGTTGTCCACGGACGGCCGGTAAAAAATCAGGAAGCCTTGGCCAACCCGACGGCACTGGAACTGTTTTCGAACCTGTCGGAACTGAAAACCTGA
- a CDS encoding sulfite exporter TauE/SafE family protein, translated as MEFISDPFFYVVGIPAVLIAGVSKSGFGGGLGVVAVPLMALAVSPQAAAAIMLPILCLMDLANVWAYRNRWDRRNMKILVPAALLGILVGTLSFSYLNEAAVKLIIAMIAIIFTLDHWLRGRKETGAPGRATIGKGTVLGALAGFTSFVAHAGGPPVSVYLLPQRMDKSIFVGTTVMFFIVVNYVKLIPYALLGQFDASNLGTSLLFVPIALFGTWLGLWAHDKVSVKLFYRVCYSLLFLTGIKLLADSILEFTA; from the coding sequence ATGGAATTTATCTCGGATCCGTTTTTCTATGTTGTCGGCATTCCCGCCGTCTTGATCGCCGGTGTTTCAAAAAGCGGCTTTGGCGGCGGGCTCGGTGTTGTGGCTGTGCCTTTGATGGCGTTGGCGGTATCACCACAGGCCGCCGCGGCGATCATGCTTCCCATCCTGTGCCTGATGGACCTTGCAAATGTCTGGGCCTACCGTAACCGCTGGGATCGCCGGAACATGAAAATCCTGGTGCCGGCCGCATTGCTGGGCATTCTTGTCGGGACATTGTCCTTCAGCTACCTGAACGAGGCGGCCGTCAAATTGATCATCGCGATGATCGCAATCATCTTTACCCTTGATCATTGGCTCCGTGGCCGAAAGGAAACCGGTGCACCGGGCAGGGCAACGATTGGCAAGGGTACAGTTCTTGGTGCGCTGGCAGGTTTCACCAGTTTCGTTGCCCACGCGGGCGGGCCACCGGTATCGGTTTATCTGCTGCCGCAACGAATGGACAAATCGATCTTTGTCGGCACGACAGTCATGTTCTTCATTGTCGTCAATTACGTCAAACTGATCCCGTATGCGCTGCTTGGGCAATTCGATGCATCCAACCTCGGAACATCACTTTTGTTCGTGCCGATCGCGCTGTTCGGGACGTGGCTTGGCTTGTGGGCGCATGACAAAGTCAGTGTCAAATTGTTCTACCGGGTTTGCTACAGCCTTTTGTTCCTTACAGGGATTAAGCTGCTTGCAGATTCGATCCTCGAATTTACAGCCTGA